From a single Peromyscus maniculatus bairdii isolate BWxNUB_F1_BW_parent chromosome 4, HU_Pman_BW_mat_3.1, whole genome shotgun sequence genomic region:
- the LOC143272813 gene encoding uncharacterized protein LOC143272813, which produces MDGAIPRTLLNHLSYPGLDHSPGGRAMVPSAGWLISSDFLSSTHPIRSVQTGAVKWVSGLGHLLLYPMTYMVGGEATSHRFSPERHIQATPTPKRIPSARRARDRAQRWSTAVEHSDRAQRWSTAVEHSGGAQHSGGAQRWSTTVEHNGGAQRWSTAVEHSGGAQRRSTEIEHSGGAQRWSTAAEHRDGAQRWSTAVEHSDRAQRWSTAVEHSSGAQRWSTAVEHSDGAQRRSTAVEHSSRAQRWSTAVEHSNGAQQWSTAVEHSSGAQQWSTAVEQSSGAEHSSRAQRWSTAVEHSGGAQQWSTAAEHSGGAQRRSTEIEHSGGAQR; this is translated from the coding sequence ATGGATGGAGCAATTCCCAGAACACTTCTGAATCACCTTTCCTACCCGGGCCTTGACCACAGCCCTGGAGGCAGGGCCATGGTACCCTCAGCAGGGTGGCTCATCTCAAGTGACTTTCTTAGCTCCACACATCCCATAAGAAGTGTGCAAACAGGGGCGGTGAAATGGGTTAGTGGGTTAGGGCATTTGCTGCTATACCCGATGACGTACATGGTGGGAGGGGAAGCCACCTCCCACAGGTTTTCCCCTGAGCGACACATACaggccacacccacacccaaacgCATTCCATCTGCAAGAAGGGCTAGGGATAGAGCACAGCGGTGGAGCACAGCGGTGGAGCACAGCGATAGAGCACAGCGGTGGAGCACAGCAGTAGAGCACAGCGGTGGAGCACAGCACAGCGGTGGAGCACAGCGGTGGAGCACAACGGTGGAGCACAACGGTGGAGCACAGCGGTGGAGCACAGCGGTGGAGCACAGCGGCGGAGCACAGCGGCGGAGCACAGAAATAGAGCACAGCGGTGGAGCACAGAGATGGAGCACAGCAGCGGAGCACAGAGATGGAGCACAGCGGTGGAGCACAGCGGTGGAGCACAGCGATAGAGCACAGCGGTGGAGCACAGCGGTGGAGCACAGCAGTGGAGCACAGCGGTGGAGCACAGCGGTGGAGCACAGCGATGGAGCACAGCGGCGGAGCACAGCAGTAGAGCACAGCAGTAGAGCACAGCGGTGGAGCACAGCGGTGGAGCACAGCAATGGAGCACAGCAGTGGAGCACAGCAGTGGAGCACAGCAGTGGAGCACAGCAGTGGAGCACAGCAGTGGAGCAGAGCAGTGGAGCAGAGCACAGCAGTAGAGCACAGCGGTGGAGCACAGCGGTAGAGCACAGCGGTGGAGCACAGCAGTGGAGCACAGCGGCGGAGCACAGCGGCGGAGCACAGCGGCGGAGCACAGAGATAGAGCACAGCGGTGGAGCACAGCGATAG